Sequence from the Chthonomonas sp. genome:
GTCCGACAAATTCGGCCTCAGTGAAATCGCCGTAGTAGGGCGGCATGATGAGCGCGGCCCGAGCACCGTGGCGTTGAGCGTGCTGCGCCAAGTCCAAGCTAGCACCGGAATTCAGCGTCGTACAGTTCGCCACCAGCGGAATCGCTCCCCGGGTCTCGCGGCAGACGATCTCCATCACCGCTTTGCGTTCGCTGAAGCTCGTCGAGGTGAACTCGCCCACGTCGGTATTCAGCACGAGCCCTTCGATGTGGCGCTCGGTCAACCATCGAACGATCCGCGCGATGCGCACCTCGCTCAGCGATTTCCCATCATCGGTGAAGGGCGTGATCAAGGGCGCAAAAGATCCAGTTAGGTCAAGCATAGTTGCTCCACCGTTCATTCTCGGTAGATCCAAGCAACGTTGCTAGGGTCGGGCGGCAAGAAGGGCGATCTGGTGTAGCCGGAAGGTGAGCGTCTCGCCCTCACCGGTTGGCCTCAGATAGTCGCGGAGCCAGCCCTCGCTGTAGATGATGCTGTGGAGCGTACGGGTCCGAACCGGCTCTTGCACGCTCATCCGATCGAGCCAATCGTAAGCGTTGTGGGGATTCGAATGGGTTTCCACGTGCACGATCTTGTAACCCGCCTTCTCGGTCATCGCGCGCCACTCCGTCTCCGTGTAGTTCCGCACATGGCTCGGATCGCGCAGCGTTTCGACCAACTGCAACTCTTCGTTAGCAGCCGGATCCTCAATGCCGATTGTATCGACGATCAGGAGCCAGCCTCCCGATTCGGTCACTCGCCACGCCTCAGCTAGAAACTTGGGCACGCTCTGGAAGTGGTGGGCGGCGATGCGACTTGCCACCCCTTCAAACGCGCCGTCCTCGAAGTTCAGCTCCTCGGCAAAGCCGAGGAGCGTCTCGATCTGATCGAGCCCGCGCTCGGTTGCGGTCCGGGCAGTAACTTGCAACATTTCTGGGGTTGGATCAAGCGCGACCACCTTTCTTGCGTGAGGCGCGAACGCGTAGGCCAAGTGCCCAGCCCCCGTTCCGACATCCAATACTGCCCCGCCGCGAGGCTGAGCAAGCTCAACGCACCGAGCGAGCGCGGCCTCGTTCGCGTGGGCACCGCTGGTCAGATACCGCTCGGCCGCAGGTCCAAACTGGTCGCGCGGATCGGCCATTACCGAATAACCAAGTACGTCGTGCTTGAAACTGTGCGGTCGCCGATCTGAGCCCGGAACGCAATCGGGATCACTCCGCGTGCATTCTGCGGCGCGATCAGGTCGATGGGGATCTTAGCGGTTCCGCGCGAATGGTAGATGATGAACTTCTTCTCGCGGTTCCGGGCGACGCTCCAGTCGTCGGGAACTCCGACCGTAAAGACCCCGTCCACCCGCCGAAGAGTATTCGACCGCAAGATCACGTTCCCCTTGAGGACTCGGCTATCCTTCTCGGTCACCAATCCGTTTGGCAGCGTCACCTCGAAATCGACGATATCGCTGATGCGGTAGCTGGTCTGCAGCACTGCATCCTCCAGTCCGCTCGACTTCAAGGTCGTGCGCAAGATACGGAATCCCCGCGTCGCATCCGGGGCGACGCTGGTCTCGTAGTCGATGAACGACCGGCCCTTGCGATCGAACGCCGGGAACGGCAACTCGACTCGCTTGGTGAAAGCCGCAGCGAGCCCTTCGGTTCGCATCTCTGCGCGGTTAATCTCTGTCCCACCGGTGCGCCTCATGGTCATGCGGACCTTGATCGCTTCACCGGGAACCACGGTTCGCGCTTTGTACTCGCTTGCCCACTCGATCCCACCCGGAATATTACGCCCGCGCTCGTAACGCAAGAAGACAAGCGTGCACGAGCGCGGCATAAAAGCTTCGGGGCTCGGCTGATCTCGCGCGACGTCATCTGAGCGAATCCCTAACGTTCGACCGAGGACAAATGGTTGCTCGCTTACCGCCGGAACTGCCATCTCCAGGGTCCAGCGGTCCCCTTCTTGGATTCCAGCGCTTCGAATCATCCCTTCCAGGAAAGGCTGCTCGATCCAAAGCGGCATGCTCCGGTTCATGGCGTCCATTCGCCGGGCACGCACGATCGGGGCTCCATCGCCCCAGCTCACGCGCAATTCGACGTTGTCGTCCCCGACCAACCAGCCGTCGCCATTGAGGTCCAGCGAGAAAATGATGTCTCGGCCCACCGGAACGACGGCACCCAGGAACAGCTTGTTCGGCTCCCATTGCATCGTCGTCGGGGCATTGACCGAGGTATTCAGGCCGTCCCACTCTTCCTGGTCGAACCGCCCGTCAATCTGCGGAGTCAACGCAAGTCGCTGAGTCGAGGCGACTTCGTACCGACTGAACATCGGCGATTCAGAAGGTTGAACATCGGTGGAAACGCTATTCGCGAACGCAAAAACGCCCCCCGCAAGGGTCCAAAAACTGGCCATAAGGCTAAGCATGCTGTCTTTACAGACGTGCGAAACTCGGGAAGGGATGCGGTCGCCGACCCTATTCCCACTCGATCGTGGCCGGAGGTTTGCTGGTCAGATCGTACAGGACTCGGTTGACCCCTTCGACCTCGTTCACGATCCGATTCGCAACGTGTTCGAGCACATCAAACGGAATCGCAACCGCCGTCGCGGTCATGGCATCTTCGCTCTGCACCGCGCGCAAAACGATCGGCTGCTGGTAGGTCCGTTCATCGCCCATGACTCCCACGCTGCGGACATCGAGCAGCGCGGCGTAGCTCTGCCAGATGAGCTTGTGGAGACCACGCGCACGCAGCTCGGCGCGGAAGATCGCGTCCGCCTCCTGCGTCATCTTCACGCGCTCTTCCGTGATTTCGCCAAGAATCCGTACCGCAAGTCCGGGACCCGGGAACGGTTCGCGATCCACCATGTGCTCCGGCAACCCCAGCGCACGTCCAACCTTGCGCACCTCGTCTTTGAAGAGCCACTTAACGGGCTCGATGACTTTGAGACTCATCCAATCAGGCAGCCCTCCCACGTTGTGGTGAGTCTTGATCTTGGATGCGGTAGCCGATCCGGACTCGATGATGTCGGGATACAGCGTTCCCTGGGCCAAGAAGTCGCACCCCTGCAACTCCTCGGCATGCTCTTCGAAGCAGCGAACGAATTCCGCCCCGATGATCTTTCGCTTCTGTTCCGGATCGGTTACTCCCTTGAGCGCGGTCAAGAATCGATCACGGGCATTGATCGCGATCAGCTTGGGGTGGAAGTGCTCTGTGAACTCGCGAATCACATCCTCGGCTTCGTTCTTGCGGAGAAGACCATGATCGATAAATACGCACGTAAGCTGATCTCCGATCGCTTGAGCCATCAGGGCGGCGACAACGCTGCTATCGACACCACCGCTCACCGCACAGAGAACTCTGCGGTCTCCAACCTCCTGGCGGATCGCCTCGATTGCTTCGTCGATGAAACTCTCGCTATTCCAATCGCCGCGGAGCTTAGCCTTGTCGAAGAGGAAACGACGCAGGATTTCCTGACCGCTCAGGGTGTGGGAGACTTCCGGGTGGAACTGCACACCGAACATCGGTCGATCGGTCCCTTCGAATGCAGCGACGGGGCACGACTCGGTCGAACCGGTCACTTGGAATCCTTTCGGCAAGTGCACCACCTGGTCGCCGTGGCTCATCCACACCTGCTTAGACTCGAGCCCACCGACCAACGAGTGCGGCGTCGCCTCGCTCAGGTTCCGGCGTCCGTACTCTCGATCGGTCGCGCGGCGCACTTCCCCGCCCAGCGCATTCGCCAGATACTGCAAGCCGTAGCAGATTCCCAGGACGGGTGTCTCAGTTGGCAATGATGCCAGCGGGATATCGGGGGCACCCTCTTCGAGCACGCTGCGCGGACCACCGCTAAGGATGATCGCGCTCGGTCGCTTCTCCGCTATCGCGGCGGTGGCCGTCATCCACGGGACGAGTTCAGAAAAGACGCCTAGCTCCCGGACTCGGCGCACGATGAGCTGCGAGTACTGCCCGCCGAAGTCGATGACCAAGACGCTCTGGTGATCCATGGAAGGTCAGAGTTTAGCACTCTCGGTCACTGGATCGCGGCCTCGCCGCGCTCTCCGGTGCGTACCCGAACCGCATCCAAAACCTCGCTGACGAAGATCTTGCCATCCCCGATGTCGCCGGTGTGCGCCGCCTCCTGAATTGCTTCAATGGCCGTCTCCAGATCACCTTCGGCAACTACCAGCTCCACCTTGATCTTGGGAACGAGGTTGAGCGCGTAGGTCGATCCGCGGTACTTATCCGTTTGGCCCTGCTGGCGACCGTATCCGCGCACCTGTTCCACGCTTAGGCCATGGATTCCCGCGTCTTCGAGCGCATTCATGACTTCCTCAAGCTTGTTCAGCCGCACAAATGCCTCAATCCGTTTCATCGCGAGAAAGATTACCGAAAGAGCCAGCAACTGGCCACAATTAACTCTGTGCCTGAACAACGCTTGAACCGATGGCTTGTGGCGTGCTTCGTCGCGGCAGGAACCGCTGCCGCAGCCGCAACCGCGTTGGTTTTCACGCGCCACTCGTTCGCCGCGCTCGAACTGGTTGGAATCGGTGCCGGGGCCCTGGCCCTCTACGCTGTCTATCAGGTGCGCGAGGAGCTCTTAGAACTCCAAGACGAGGCCAAGAAGGCCGAGCGACGATCCGAGTTGTACGAACGCGAAATCCGGCGGCACCGCGAAGTCGTAGACGCCCTTGCGGACGGACTCGAGGTCGGCATCTTCCTTTGCGATCCAAAGATGATCGTGGAGTACTCGAACAAGAAGGCGATAGAGCTCTTCCGGTACGACGTCCCCAAGGGCAGAAACATCCTGGCCGTCACCTTGAGCCATGAATTGGAAACCCTTGTCGGGGACGCAGTCCGCACGAGCGAGCCGACCTTCGGCGAGGTCGTCTTGCGCTATCCAGACGAGCGAGTCTGCCTGGCGAAGGCGTGGGTCGATCCTATGGCCGGGGAGCGCGTTTTTCTGACTCTACAAGAGATCACCCATTTGCGGCGGCTCGAACGGATACGCCGCGATTTTGTCGCCAACGTCTCACACGAGCTTCGCACCCCCATGACCACGATACGCGCGATGGCCGAGACGCTGACCGAAACGGACGAAGAGGATATGAAGCATCTCGGGCCGAAGTACCTTAACCGGATCATTGCCGAAGTCGACCGCCTCAACCTCATCACCGAAGACTTACTTACGCTCAGCTCCGCCGAATCAAAGTCGGTCGAGAAGCGCCCGACCGACCTCTCAGCGATCGTCCGAGAGGCAGTGAGCGACCTCGCCGATAAGGCGGCTCAGAAGCAAATCGAGTTTGTCGTGACGGTTCCCCGGGAGGTGCTCATCGAAGCGAATCCCCATCAGCTCTCGCAAGTCCTGGTGAACCTGTTCGACAACGCGATCAACTACTCCAACGAGGGATCGGTCGAAGTCTCGCTCGATGAAGCGAACGACGGTTACGTCCAGTTGCGCGTCCAGGACCATGGCATCGGCATTCCCGCCGAGCACCACCCGCGCATCTTCGAGCGGTTCTACCGCGTGGACAAGGGACGTTCGCGTGCTACCGGAGGTACCGGCCTCGGGCTGAGCATCGTCAAGCACATTGTAGAATCGCACGGCGGCTCCGTGAGCCTGGTGAGCTTCCCGGGCGAAGGAAGC
This genomic interval carries:
- a CDS encoding class I SAM-dependent methyltransferase, with amino-acid sequence MADPRDQFGPAAERYLTSGAHANEAALARCVELAQPRGGAVLDVGTGAGHLAYAFAPHARKVVALDPTPEMLQVTARTATERGLDQIETLLGFAEELNFEDGAFEGVASRIAAHHFQSVPKFLAEAWRVTESGGWLLIVDTIGIEDPAANEELQLVETLRDPSHVRNYTETEWRAMTEKAGYKIVHVETHSNPHNAYDWLDRMSVQEPVRTRTLHSIIYSEGWLRDYLRPTGEGETLTFRLHQIALLAARP
- the guaA gene encoding glutamine-hydrolyzing GMP synthase translates to MDHQSVLVIDFGGQYSQLIVRRVRELGVFSELVPWMTATAAIAEKRPSAIILSGGPRSVLEEGAPDIPLASLPTETPVLGICYGLQYLANALGGEVRRATDREYGRRNLSEATPHSLVGGLESKQVWMSHGDQVVHLPKGFQVTGSTESCPVAAFEGTDRPMFGVQFHPEVSHTLSGQEILRRFLFDKAKLRGDWNSESFIDEAIEAIRQEVGDRRVLCAVSGGVDSSVVAALMAQAIGDQLTCVFIDHGLLRKNEAEDVIREFTEHFHPKLIAINARDRFLTALKGVTDPEQKRKIIGAEFVRCFEEHAEELQGCDFLAQGTLYPDIIESGSATASKIKTHHNVGGLPDWMSLKVIEPVKWLFKDEVRKVGRALGLPEHMVDREPFPGPGLAVRILGEITEERVKMTQEADAIFRAELRARGLHKLIWQSYAALLDVRSVGVMGDERTYQQPIVLRAVQSEDAMTATAVAIPFDVLEHVANRIVNEVEGVNRVLYDLTSKPPATIEWE
- a CDS encoding P-II family nitrogen regulator — protein: MKRIEAFVRLNKLEEVMNALEDAGIHGLSVEQVRGYGRQQGQTDKYRGSTYALNLVPKIKVELVVAEGDLETAIEAIQEAAHTGDIGDGKIFVSEVLDAVRVRTGERGEAAIQ